The following nucleotide sequence is from Methanofollis fontis.
TTTGCCGCCTGCAAGCAGGAGGTGCGCCCCTGCCCTGTAGAGATCGCCGAATACGTCACCAAAATACCGTCCGAGGGCAATGTCAACCTGCCGGGCGGTTTCCTCGAGATAGGTTTCCAGATCGCTCATAATCGTTCACTCTTACTTGATCAGCACCCGCTGTCCGTTCCTCAGGATATGGAGGTCATTGTTCAGGGTGTAGCCGCACCCCTCTGCAAACTTCAGGTAGCCGCCGGTCATGTCCACGTCGCCGTGTGACGGGATGATATGCTGCGGGTTTAAGAGGTGGATCAGCTCGTAGTGGTCCTCGCGGTAGGCGTGACCGGAGACGTGGAGTTCGTCGAAGATCCTGGCGCCTTTCTGCCGGAGCAGTGTCTCCACAAGATACCGCTGCCCGTAGTTCATCGGGTTCGGGATCACCTTTGCGGAGAAGAGGATCTTGTCTCCCTTCTCCAGCCGATAGGGGGTGTCGCCGTGTGCCACCCGCGTGAGGATGGCGCCGGGTTCGCCCTGATGCCCGGTGACGATCGGGAGGAACTTCTCCTTGCCCGTCTTCATCATGTTCCGCAGGGTGCGGTCGACGGTGCGGCGGTTGCCAAAGACCGAAAGGGTCGGCGGGAATGCGACGAGCTTGAGCTGTTCAGCCGTCGTCGAGTAACGCTCCATTGAACGTCCGAGCAACACCGGTTTTCGCCCGATCTCATGCGCACACTCGGCGATCGTCTTGATACGGGAAATATGGGAGGAGAATGTCGAGACGATGATGGCGCTCTTATCGTCCTCATAGCTGCTGATCGTATCGCGCACCAGATCGCGGGCGATCCGTTCGCTCGGGCAGCGCCCCTTCCGGTCGATATTCGTCGACTCCACGATCAGGGCGAGGACGCCGTCCTTGCCGATCTGGCGGAGACGGGCAAAGTCCGGGGGCTCGCCGATCACGGGCGTGCGGTCGAACTTGAAGTCGTTGGCATAGATGATCGCCCCGCGCTTAGTGTGGAGTACGGCCATCACCGTGTCGATGATCGAGTGCTGCATCTTCACGAACTCAAGGGTGAGGTTCTGGGAGATGCGGTAGCGGTGCCCTGCCCTGAGCACCTGGACCTTGTTGTTCACCCCGAATTTTTGCTCCCCCTGGATCTGCTGCTTGATCAGTTCGACGGTATAGGGTGTGCCGATGATCGGTGCATTGTAGCGGTGGGCGAGTTTCGGGATGGCGCCGATATGATCGAGGTGACCGTGCGTGCTGACGATCGCCTTCACGCTCCCCTCGACGGTATTCATCATCGTGTCGTCGGGGATCGCCTTCATCTCGATCAGGTCCAGAGAATGCATGTTCTCCAGTTCGGCATCCTCGTGGATCATGATCTGGTCCAGGCGGATGCCCATGTCGAAGATGACAATCTCCTTATCGCAGCGGACGGCGGTCATGTTTCGGCCGACTTCGTTGTAGCCGCCCACTGCCACTATTTCAATATCCATTTTTGTTCTCCATATACTACTTGTTCTGTATCATTTCTCGCGTTGTTCCGGTGATATATGTCCTGGATTTTCGTAAGCCGTCAATCGAGGCCGATCCAGTCAGGAACATGGCGCTGCGCAGTTCGCTCAGCACCGCACCCACAGCCCTCTCCAGCGCTTTATCGGACTCCATCGCCGCAGGGAGGAGGGGGAGTGCCATGCCGGCGAGGTCGGCGCCGAGTGCAATCGCCTTTGCGGTGTCGATACCGCTCCGCACACCGCCGGTGGCAATGACCGGACCGTCGCCGGCGACCTCCATCAGGCTGACGACCGTGGGGATACCCCAGTCCAGGAAACGCTCCCCGAGCGCCTTCTGGCGTTCGTCTTCGGCACGCTGGATCTCGACGGCAGCCCAGGAGGTGCCGCCGAAACCGCCGATATCGATCGCATCGGCGCCGGCGCCCCGGAGAAGACGGGCGGTCTCGCGGGAGATGCCGGCCCCGGTCTCCTTAACAATCACCGGTGTCCTGAACCCGGAACAGAGATCGGCGATCGCCGCAAGGCAGCCGCGTGCATCGCGGTCGCCCTCTGGCTGGATCGCCTCCTGCAGAAAGTTCAGGTGGATGCAGAGGGCATCGGCGTCGATCATCTCGACCGCACGCTCCGCCCATTCTGCTCCATGGTCTCGCAGCTGCACCGCCCCCAGGTTGGCGCAGAGGAAGGCGTGCGGGGCCTCCTCCCTGACGGCCGAAAAACTGGCCGAGAGGTCAGGGTGTTCGAGGGCGGCGCGCTGTGAACCCACGCCCATCCCCAGTCCGAGGCGTTCAGCGGCGCGTGCAAGCCTCCGGTTCACCTCCTCGGTCTCCGGATGACCGCCGGTCATGGCGGCGATGAAGAGTGGTGCGGAGAGGTCTGCCCCGAGGAAACGGGTCTTCATTGAGATCGCGCCCAGGTCGCACTCGGGGAGCGCCTCATGCACCAGCCTGACGTCAGAAAAACCGGTGTTCCCCACCTCAACCTGATGATCGCGGCAGATCAGGAGATGGTCGAGCTTCCGGGAGGACGTCTGCGTCTTGTTTCCGATATATATACCTCCGTAGGTCGAATCTGGTGTGCCTGACCCCTGTTTTTGCCTTTACCTTCTGACTATCGTTCCGCCGTGCTCTTTCCCGTCAAGGAAATCGGCTATATGGGACACATGGAAGATATGTGATTCTATTCCGCTATCCGCGAGCTTCAGGAGCTCCTCGATCTTCCCTTTCATCCCGCCGGTGACATCGGTGTTCCCCGAACACCCGATAGACAGACGTTTGACATGTTCCCTTGTGATCACCGGCACCACGGCGCCCCTGTCGAGCACGCCCGGGACATCGGTTGCAAGCCCGACCCGACCGGCCCCAAGGGCCTGAGCAAGATACCGGATGATCTGATCGCCTGAGATGATGCAGGCACCGCGGCTCGTATCCATCACCACATCGCCGTGAAGCACCGGGGTGATGCCAAGCCGCACCAGTTGATCTATAGATTGGTGTTCACAGGATAAGAGTTGTCCGTTATCGGCATGGCATGCGGCGAGTGGATGGATGCCGACGGCGTCAACCCCCTCTGCTCTGAGCGCTGCAACAACGCTCCGGTTCAGTCCGGCCACCGCTTCATGGGTGATGGCGATGCCGGCACGGTTTTGCAGATCGACGCCCTCCTGAATCCTGTACTCCTGTGCCTCGGGGTGGCCGCATGAGCCCGCCCCATGGACGATCACCAGGTGTGCATCCCCGCGCTCTGCAATCTCCCGGGCGATGGCGGCCAGGCGCGCATGGTCGATGCCACCGCCGCCACCCTTGTCGGTGACGATGCTGCCGCCAAGTTTCAGCAGTCTGATCTCTTCAACCATTCTTCTCCCGTCTGATTCCTTCGGTGTCCAGTGTGGTGATGATGGAACGCGCCCCTGTTGCGTCGATCGCTCCAGCCACCCGGCTTTTCGCATTTTTCGGGCAGAGGGCAACCATACACCCGCCGCCGCCGGCGCCGGTGATCTTCGCCCCGAACGCCCCGGCGGCGCGCGCCGTGAGCACGAGCTTCGAGAGTTCGGGGTGGCCCACGCCCAGTGCATCGAGGAGGGCATGGTTGATGTCCATGCACCGCCCCAGCGGTTGCGGTTTGTTCAGGCTCTTCACCGCCCGCATTGTCACCGCCCCGATCGCCTCCAGGATCGGATCGACGATCTCGGGCGTGCGCTCCCGCCCCCGCGCCACATGCTCCACCATCTTCGCCGTGGAATGGGAGACGAGGGTGTTGCCGATGACCAGGTTGAGGTTCTGGGGAGGGAGGCGACGTTTGGAATCGCCGGTGATCAGCACGATGCCGCCGAAGGTGGTGACATAGGTGTCGGTGGGGCTTGCCCGCCCCTTCTGGACCTTCCGCTCGATCTCGTGGGCCCGCCGTGCGATCTCATCCCGGGAAAACCCGAGCCCGAACTCGTCCGAGATGGCGGCCAGTGTTGCGGCCGTTACCGCCGCCGAACTGCCAAGACCGGACGAACTCGGGAGCTGTGACCTGATATAGACGCTCCCCTGCACCCCGGTCGAGCGGAAACACTCCTCGATATAGGGCGAGCGGGCATGCGATGGGTTCCTGCTCTTCCTGACGGTGACGCTCACGCGGGGGCGGATCGCCATCGCCACTCCGGGTTTCCCGTAGACAACGGCGTGCTCGCCAAAAAGAAAGACTTTGCCGGGGGCGCTCCAGGTTGCCACGCTACACCACCGCTATGGCGGCGTAGCCGACCACCTCACGATCGCCGGTGACGTCCCCGCTCGTTGCATAGGCGAGGAGTTCCCCGCGGCCGGCGCCGAGGTTCTTGCATGCGCCCATCATGGCGGCGATCGGGCCGTAGCCGCATGTCGAGATGCCATAGGCCGCAATCCGCCGGTAGAGTTCGTCGATATCGAGACGTTCGATCGCCTCGATGGCGGTCCTGTCGAGACGTCGCGCCTCTGCATCCGGAATATAATGGGAAAAATCGCTGGATGCAACAATCCTGACATCACGTCCGGTCTTCTGGATCGCCTGACCGATCTGCCATGCAACCTCGGCGGCGGCCTGCTGGCTCTGATCACCCATCATGACGGCGACCATCCTCGCCCTCGGGAAAAAGTGCTTGATGAAGGGGACCTGGACCTCCAGGGAATGCTCGTCCTCCATCGCCGCCTCGTCCGTCCTGATCTCCAGGGCCGAGACGAACTCTGTGTCCACATCCACAATGCCCAGGGGTGTCTCCCAGGGTATCGCCGATGTGCATGTCATATACCCGCGGTGACTCGGCCCGATCACAATAATCGTGCCGTCAAAGTCGGGTTTGATGGCGGAAAAAGCCGCCGCCGCCACCGCGCCTGAATATGGATATCCTGCGTGGGGGGAGACAATGCCGAGGGCGTCCTCTATGGATCGCGTCCCGGGAACGACCGAACCGATGAACTGCTCGAGATGGCTCGGTTCGCCGGGATAGAACATGCCCGCGAAGACGCAGGGTCGTGTTTCCATCCGTCATCCCTCCGTTGTCCTTACAGCTCGGTCTCGAAGTCTTCCTGGGTGAGGGAGGTCGAAATGCCGCGGATGCGGAGCATCTCCTTGGTGAGCAGGTAGTAGATGAGCGAAAGCGCCTTTCGTCCCTTGTTGTTTGTCGGGATGACCAGGTCGAGGTTGCTCGTCATGTTGTTGGTGTCGCAGAGACCGACGACCGGGATGCCGTTCTGAACGGCCTCGCGTACAGCCTGGGCGTCGCCCATCGGGTCGGTGACGATGACGACCTCGGGCTCGATATAGTGCTCGAAGTTCGGGTTGGTCAGCAGACCGGGGATATAGCGCCCGATTGCCGCCATGCCGCCGACGGTATCGGCGAACCGCTTTGCCGGGAACTGGGCGTACTGGCGGGATGCCACGACCAGGACCTTCGGGGCGTCGTACTGGGAGAGGAACTTCGCAACCGTCTTGATCCGCTCATCGGTCGACCTGATGTCGAGGATATACAGTCCGTCCCCGCGCACGCGGTAGATGAACTTCTTCATGTCCTGGCTCTTCTGCTGGGTACCGATGTGGACACCGGCGGCCAGGTACTCTTCAACCGGAACGAGGGGCTCGTTCAGCACAATTTCCATCTCATTCTCTTCTGCCATTGTTAGATCAGCTCCTCAATACGTATGAGTTCGTTCAGTTTTGCAATTCTTTCGCCGCCCACGACCCCGGTCTTCAGGAGTCTGCACTCGAATGCCGTGGCAAGGTGGGCGATGGTCTCGTCGGTCGTTTCGCCGGAACGGTGACTCATCACCGTGTCCATTCCATGGGAGCGGGCGAGGTGCACCGCCTCAAAGGTGTCGGTCAACGTGCCGATCTGGTTGGGTTTGATGAGCACGCAGTTGGATGCACCCACCTCGATGCCGCGGGTGATCCGCTCGGCATTGGTCACATACAGGTCGTCGCCGCAGATCATGCAGCGGTCACCGACCTGGCGGGTGAGTTCGGCAAACCCGCCGAAGTCCTCCTCCTGCATGGGGTCCTCGACATAGACCAGATTGTAGCGGTCCACCAGTTCGGCGAGATAGGCGATCTGGTCCTCAGGAGAGCGCTTCGCATCCCGATAGACATAGGCGGTGCCGTCCCACATCTCGGTGGAGGCGACGTCGACGCCCATGGATATGGAGAAGTTCAGTTCGTCGGAGACGGCGCCGACCGCCTCTGCCAGGATCTCAAATGCCGTGATGTCCGGGATTGCGGGTGCCCATGCGCCCTCGTCTCCCTTTCCGCACCCCTTTCCGGCTGCAAACAGGAGTTCCTTCACCTTTTTGTGCACGGCTGCGTTTGCAAAGACCGCCTCGTCCGCGCTCGGCGCACCGGTCGGGACAACCAGGAATTCCTGGATGTCGGTGGCGTTTGCCGCGTGCGCTCCACCGCCGATCACGTTTCCGAGTGGGAGAGGCGTGCACTGGGTGAAGGCCCCGCCGAGATACCGGAAGAGGTCGATGCCGGTTGCATCCGCCGCTGCCTTTGCGCATGCAAGTGAGAGGGCAACGGCCACATTCGCACCGATCTCGGAGAAATCACCCGTGCCGTCGTTTTCCCTGAGGGCACAGTCAAACCCGGCCTGATCGGCCGCTTCGAGCCCGATGAGTGCGGGTACGAGGTGTTCACGGGCGGCAGTGATCGCCTG
It contains:
- the eno gene encoding phosphopyruvate hydratase encodes the protein MTEIERIVLRTILDSRGNPTVEAEVFTAFGHGRAAAPSGASTGTWEAKTRPPRQAITAAREHLVPALIGLEAADQAGFDCALRENDGTGDFSEIGANVAVALSLACAKAAADATGIDLFRYLGGAFTQCTPLPLGNVIGGGAHAANATDIQEFLVVPTGAPSADEAVFANAAVHKKVKELLFAAGKGCGKGDEGAWAPAIPDITAFEILAEAVGAVSDELNFSISMGVDVASTEMWDGTAYVYRDAKRSPEDQIAYLAELVDRYNLVYVEDPMQEEDFGGFAELTRQVGDRCMICGDDLYVTNAERITRGIEVGASNCVLIKPNQIGTLTDTFEAVHLARSHGMDTVMSHRSGETTDETIAHLATAFECRLLKTGVVGGERIAKLNELIRIEELI
- the mvk gene encoding mevalonate kinase; its protein translation is MATWSAPGKVFLFGEHAVVYGKPGVAMAIRPRVSVTVRKSRNPSHARSPYIEECFRSTGVQGSVYIRSQLPSSSGLGSSAAVTAATLAAISDEFGLGFSRDEIARRAHEIERKVQKGRASPTDTYVTTFGGIVLITGDSKRRLPPQNLNLVIGNTLVSHSTAKMVEHVARGRERTPEIVDPILEAIGAVTMRAVKSLNKPQPLGRCMDINHALLDALGVGHPELSKLVLTARAAGAFGAKITGAGGGGCMVALCPKNAKSRVAGAIDATGARSIITTLDTEGIRREKNG
- the fni gene encoding type 2 isopentenyl-diphosphate Delta-isomerase — its product is MGNKTQTSSRKLDHLLICRDHQVEVGNTGFSDVRLVHEALPECDLGAISMKTRFLGADLSAPLFIAAMTGGHPETEEVNRRLARAAERLGLGMGVGSQRAALEHPDLSASFSAVREEAPHAFLCANLGAVQLRDHGAEWAERAVEMIDADALCIHLNFLQEAIQPEGDRDARGCLAAIADLCSGFRTPVIVKETGAGISRETARLLRGAGADAIDIGGFGGTSWAAVEIQRAEDERQKALGERFLDWGIPTVVSLMEVAGDGPVIATGGVRSGIDTAKAIALGADLAGMALPLLPAAMESDKALERAVGAVLSELRSAMFLTGSASIDGLRKSRTYITGTTREMIQNK
- a CDS encoding RNase J family beta-CASP ribonuclease; this translates as MDIEIVAVGGYNEVGRNMTAVRCDKEIVIFDMGIRLDQIMIHEDAELENMHSLDLIEMKAIPDDTMMNTVEGSVKAIVSTHGHLDHIGAIPKLAHRYNAPIIGTPYTVELIKQQIQGEQKFGVNNKVQVLRAGHRYRISQNLTLEFVKMQHSIIDTVMAVLHTKRGAIIYANDFKFDRTPVIGEPPDFARLRQIGKDGVLALIVESTNIDRKGRCPSERIARDLVRDTISSYEDDKSAIIVSTFSSHISRIKTIAECAHEIGRKPVLLGRSMERYSTTAEQLKLVAFPPTLSVFGNRRTVDRTLRNMMKTGKEKFLPIVTGHQGEPGAILTRVAHGDTPYRLEKGDKILFSAKVIPNPMNYGQRYLVETLLRQKGARIFDELHVSGHAYREDHYELIHLLNPQHIIPSHGDVDMTGGYLKFAEGCGYTLNNDLHILRNGQRVLIK
- the rpsB gene encoding 30S ribosomal protein S2, encoding MAEENEMEIVLNEPLVPVEEYLAAGVHIGTQQKSQDMKKFIYRVRGDGLYILDIRSTDERIKTVAKFLSQYDAPKVLVVASRQYAQFPAKRFADTVGGMAAIGRYIPGLLTNPNFEHYIEPEVVIVTDPMGDAQAVREAVQNGIPVVGLCDTNNMTSNLDLVIPTNNKGRKALSLIYYLLTKEMLRIRGISTSLTQEDFETEL
- a CDS encoding isopentenyl phosphate kinase — encoded protein: MVEEIRLLKLGGSIVTDKGGGGGIDHARLAAIAREIAERGDAHLVIVHGAGSCGHPEAQEYRIQEGVDLQNRAGIAITHEAVAGLNRSVVAALRAEGVDAVGIHPLAACHADNGQLLSCEHQSIDQLVRLGITPVLHGDVVMDTSRGACIISGDQIIRYLAQALGAGRVGLATDVPGVLDRGAVVPVITREHVKRLSIGCSGNTDVTGGMKGKIEELLKLADSGIESHIFHVSHIADFLDGKEHGGTIVRR
- the amrB gene encoding AmmeMemoRadiSam system protein B, yielding METRPCVFAGMFYPGEPSHLEQFIGSVVPGTRSIEDALGIVSPHAGYPYSGAVAAAAFSAIKPDFDGTIIVIGPSHRGYMTCTSAIPWETPLGIVDVDTEFVSALEIRTDEAAMEDEHSLEVQVPFIKHFFPRARMVAVMMGDQSQQAAAEVAWQIGQAIQKTGRDVRIVASSDFSHYIPDAEARRLDRTAIEAIERLDIDELYRRIAAYGISTCGYGPIAAMMGACKNLGAGRGELLAYATSGDVTGDREVVGYAAIAVV